From the genome of Amycolatopsis sp. NBC_01488, one region includes:
- a CDS encoding class I SAM-dependent methyltransferase, with the protein MSAHTHDDIDWADRLAQLRMADALDAEALAPVARRLLARLPGRPTLLDVGCGAGGMSVLFARELSRGEGGTVVLLDATPALLAEARRAVAEAAGENVEVVGVHGDLADPRLAERVPGVHLVWASGVVHHVGDQQAALRALAGLVRPGGVLAIGEGGLEMRCLPWDVGVGRPGLEHRLLAARAEWFAGMRAGLPGSVAMPYGWPRALREAGLADVESFGALIDHPMPGSDLLREYVVHRVGWLAESAGERLDAADREAVAALTDPDGPDFLGHRDDLFLFGAKAIHCGRLR; encoded by the coding sequence ATGTCCGCACACACCCACGACGACATCGACTGGGCGGACCGGCTCGCTCAGCTGCGCATGGCCGACGCGCTCGATGCCGAAGCACTCGCGCCCGTCGCACGGCGGTTGCTCGCCCGGCTCCCCGGGCGGCCGACCCTGCTCGACGTCGGGTGTGGGGCAGGCGGGATGAGCGTGCTCTTCGCGCGTGAGCTTTCCCGCGGCGAAGGTGGCACCGTCGTCCTGCTCGATGCCACGCCCGCACTGCTGGCCGAGGCGCGGCGGGCCGTTGCCGAAGCCGCTGGTGAGAACGTCGAGGTCGTCGGTGTGCACGGCGACCTCGCCGATCCGCGCTTGGCCGAGCGGGTGCCCGGTGTCCATCTTGTGTGGGCCTCCGGCGTCGTGCACCACGTCGGTGACCAGCAGGCAGCCCTGCGTGCCCTTGCCGGACTGGTGCGGCCCGGTGGGGTGCTCGCCATCGGCGAGGGCGGGCTCGAAATGCGATGCCTCCCGTGGGACGTCGGAGTGGGACGGCCCGGCCTGGAGCATCGGCTCCTCGCCGCGCGGGCCGAGTGGTTCGCCGGGATGCGGGCCGGGCTTCCGGGCAGCGTCGCGATGCCCTACGGCTGGCCACGCGCCCTCCGCGAGGCCGGGCTGGCGGACGTCGAGTCCTTCGGTGCGCTCATCGATCACCCCATGCCCGGTTCGGACTTGCTGCGCGAGTACGTCGTGCATCGCGTCGGCTGGCTCGCCGAGTCGGCCGGGGAGCGGCTCGACGCGGCTGATCGCGAGGCGGTCGCCGCGTTGACCGATCCGGACGGCCCGGACTTCCTCGGCCACCGCGACGACCTGTTCCTGTTCGGCGCCAAGGCGATCCACTGTGGACGGTTGCGGTGA